The following coding sequences are from one Leptolyngbya sp. NIES-3755 window:
- a CDS encoding ribonuclease PH (similar to AA sequence:cyanobase_aa:LBDG_38110), with product MPWQRPDGRQPDQLRPTTFTRRFTKFSAGSVLACCGDTQVLCTVSVQSKVPRFLEGKRQGWLTAEYRMLPGATPDRQERELLKLSGRTQEIQRLIGRSLRSVLDMQALGERTITIDADVLQADAGTRTTSITGAFVALHDAIETLIQTGDLDRSPIRHQVAAISVGLIEGEAFLDLNYPEDVTADIDCNVVMNGALEIIEIQGTAEQGSFTRQQLDQIMNLAEKGIKELLQLQRKALNINSLHR from the coding sequence ATGCCCTGGCAGCGTCCAGACGGTCGGCAACCCGATCAACTCCGTCCCACGACCTTTACCCGTCGATTTACTAAATTTTCCGCAGGTTCGGTTCTTGCCTGCTGCGGGGATACTCAAGTTCTTTGTACGGTCAGCGTTCAATCTAAAGTGCCTCGATTTCTTGAAGGCAAAAGACAAGGCTGGCTTACGGCAGAGTACAGAATGCTACCGGGAGCGACACCCGATCGACAAGAGCGCGAATTACTCAAACTCTCCGGACGCACTCAAGAAATCCAGCGGTTGATTGGACGAAGTTTACGATCGGTGCTCGATATGCAAGCTCTTGGAGAACGCACGATTACGATCGATGCTGATGTTCTGCAAGCCGATGCTGGAACGCGAACCACTTCTATTACAGGGGCATTCGTCGCGTTGCACGATGCGATCGAGACCTTAATTCAAACAGGAGACCTCGATCGATCTCCAATTCGTCATCAAGTTGCAGCCATTTCGGTAGGACTCATTGAGGGCGAGGCATTTCTAGATCTGAACTATCCCGAAGATGTCACAGCAGACATTGACTGCAACGTCGTGATGAATGGTGCACTTGAAATCATTGAAATTCAGGGCACAGCCGAACAAGGCAGCTTCACCCGGCAGCAGTTAGATCAAATTATGAATCTTGCCGAGAAAGGAATTAAGGAACTGCTACAATTGCAGCGAAAAGCGCTAAATATCAATTCCTTGCATCGATAA